atatttaataacaattaataataatgataacaataaagttattaaacaATATTGCCATTCAATATCCCTCCACACTTAATAATAAGAAGCATACAGTAAATacttgttaaataaatttatttacaaatacattCTGCACAATACTATTTTATGGATTAGGCCATTTATATAAATTCTCAAAAATAATAGATGCATACACCATGGCATACAGAATATATAATACCGACAATCAAACCTTTAACTAAATACTATAATTACTTACTTATtaactaaatacatttttaaaaagcaaacaCAAACACTTTTACTGATTACCTTAAGTGATATACAGTAACTTTCTTTGCATACACTGTGTCACACAATATATATGATACAGGAAATTAAACctttaaataaatctaaaaagttGAGTACTAAAattataaacatgtttttaaactCTGAAACTGTGGTACACTGCACTGTAATTTCTCTCTTTCAGATGGGGCTGAATTAAGGACACAAGTTGATTCAATCTTTCTGGTGTCATTCTTGTATATCTATTtaataaagcaaaacaatttGTAAAGGCAACACATACACTTTCAATGTTGATACATTATCAATGTTAAtatcaatgttttgtttaattttcagtGGTACTAAGAAGCAGACTTTCTGTTCAcatgtaaaaatgttaataataaataagtgtGATATTTCCTATGTACTGGGCAGTATTTACTTTGGAATCATTATAGGCCtcattttgtgtttaaaatttgctctgtaaaaatatttaacatttcaAAACTAGTGTGTTGAggcttttcaataattattttaaatcaaagaaaaataattaaacatatttaaagtgTTTTTCACTTGTTTTTCTTAAGTTAATGactacaaattttaattttatagcaTTTTTCTGTTAAGCAGCTGAACTACTGTTATTAGTTATAATTATGTGTACAGTATGATAACAGTTTTAGTTACAAACATTTAGTTTTTAAACACATTCCAACCAAAGGGCATGTAAAAGAAGAGTTTCACTGTAGATCATTTTTGTTGAAGTTTAGAAGTTGGAATTATTGTGTAGAGTGTGTAGATCcaatacattaaaatgttaaaatgttgtttttttttaatttggcctatcatataaaataaagtcacactaaaaaaaaagagagattTATGCCTAATTCCATTGTttgtagggcctagcctagtaggctagtataggaggcctactactactactaagtactaggggcctaggctatatagtaggtaggcctaaaaaaggcttttagtagtaggctagcctaggcctagtattactaagtaggcctactaggataggcctacaaGAAGGCTACGGTCTAGGACATTTTTAGTACAGGTCTCTTGCCTATATTACAGTAAAATAGTAGTGGTATGATGTAGGACTGGGCCTGGGCCTAGGCATGTTCCGTTTTAtgtagctaggcctatgtacagtatatgccaCACAGCATGTATGCCTTTCTAAGCCTAGGCTGCCTACCTGAAAAACAATTGCCTGACATGGGCAACCATCGATCGAGCAAACACAGAAGCGTAagaaaaaatttcaactttacGTAACGATCATAAGACGACCGTAAGCGCTTGAAGTTAAAAAAGTCAACTTTACGAAAGGGTCGTTATCGGCTCGTGAGCCTGCGGTTCAGAACGATCAAAACGACGTTCACTTTTGTTCAACTTAACGGAAGAGACGTAACAAACGCAACAATCGTAACAAACGTTAGCATTTCCAAAACCAGGctttacgaaagttgacttgaagtcaactttcgcaagagacgtaagcgcaatcgtaacaagcaaccaatgagcgacaagagttatgacgtaatgtgtatatccttatagtgaaataaagccagacaataacatttgtatgtgtttactacagtactataattttagcccactttacgatgttgtacatactttacaaatgcacagtagtttcaatataggcctaataatgtactaatcagggagtttacaactcatATCAAAATCTAATACTCTTATATATggacgtgcaataaacaatcAGCATCGGTAGAAACGTCAcgaaaatgaacatttgcaacaagataagatatagGAAGCCCCTttgtaagcaatataatattattatgtaactttaaaaaaaaattgtttgcttgattttgtataatttatattgttttgttaaatttattcttattataggcctgtaaataatggATATCTTACTGCGGTAGTACTATATCATGCTCGATTAGAGTATGCCTGGGCCCATAGGCCAAGGCCTAACCTAGGGCCtaggtaggtctaataataataggaatcccgaaatgatttgccttttttttaattttgaaaactatttaaggctaggcctaaagggccaggataatttattcatattttgattcatacaataatacataggcctactagcctaggctccttataggctagtttgattagattttggtcaaatcaattcctattagtacattattaattaagtattattactaataggcctactagggcctagcctatctactaaaaataatatgttggtgtgctgcactgacactGATGCTGAGTTGCACTGACACTGATGAGTAGCTACAGGTACAATAACATCATTCAACATTTCgcgcgaaaaatgataaaacccgctctaaaaagaaacaccaatcagagatgttgtttcaaatacgtcataaatctgaccgacgtaagacaaaaatttcaactttcgtaacaacactaaaatcgacgtaagcatacgacgtgtgtttcacagctaaaatttcaactttcgggagcagcataactacagatgtttttctgcggcccgacacgatcttgactaacgtcaacgacgtcaattttttctcaactttcgtaagagacgtaagaaacgtatgaaacgcaagaatcgttgcaaaattcgacttcttacgtcgacaggaaaccagccttaagaattgctcagcgataaccggttaaacggcgttctaacaccgatttaaattggtgtttttaaccggttattttgcgctgccttttaaccggttaccacaaatttgtcctgtttctgctgccaagaaaattgagttaatttattcacaccgattttaatttattcacaccgattttaaccggttattttttatgcagcagaaacaggcccatagtcctgcggtacgtacatttgaaatcgccagttttgtgacgctgaaattactgtgtattcgagaaccatctgtgggcacgacctagatggtacgcgagcgaagcgagcgtaccatctagtataatacaatttttaataaccagattttaaattatattttgtaatgaccaattaatgatatatttaatatgtatattggacaaaattaaaaaagaaatatatttgacatactatattattatttgatataatttaaCGTACGCACATAAAGAGACGCAgacaactaaactttactttgATTAGaagtaataattgtttatttgatttgatataataattctaatatTTGCTACGTCTACTCTAAGACCCGTAAGGTCCGTATTAATGACTGAACTATCTCTGGATTTAGTCTGGACAATCTTTAATCCTGGACTAAACCAGTATTAAAATCGGCAAAAGATAGTCATGAATACGGGCCTGTAACAGCCTCTACTGTTGGGCGTAGGTTTTCACTTGAACGATCAAATAAACAATCACAGACAACTTGTAACGCATCAAACACTTTATTCAACTCTCAATGGCGATGGCCATGGCAACTTGCCGATGTGATGAAGATCACGATAATGACGCTGATGATGATCAGCTATTGAATAAAGACTGACTTtactgatgatgataataagataagataagataagataacttttattgatcctcaaaaaggaaattcattgctcgtcataataacaaagaaaacactataaaaacaaatatagcataaaaacattcatattaaaacatctaaaaaattacaatataaaattatcttcttgacttcctgttgtactggatgataccggagggaataaaggatttagcaaatcgatttgttttcacactgaggagcctcaatctaccacttggattaagttggtctatgatcactttgtggagaggatgagaggcatccgactcaatgcgttcgaaatctttctggaggtgttctaggtgcacatcggtaaaggaaggcagttccagaccaatcattttaccagcccgacggatgaaagtttcaaggcgtcctttattccctccggtaacattaccagcccaacaggagaggcaatacgtccaaacactacatataacggatctatagaacgaaagtaacatcaaatcacaggagttaaatttatataaagttctcatacaatacattctgggacttaattttttgctgatgaagtctatatggtctccatcataatgatgatgatgatgatggtttcAACTAGAAACAAAAGATAATAACATGTTTGTATTATAACAAGCATTTACGTTTAAATAACTCTTACGGAGCTCCaaacataacaataacaaacacTTCCGTGTAAATAGCTCTTGTATAGAGCCATGCTCAATCAAGCGGAACGAGCACCGTCCGCATCACACTGGATTTCATCCCATGACAACCGCGGGAGAATTGCGAACGTTACAACATTATACAACAAGCATGAACATGCTTTCAATCTTGGCCACAGATAGGCCTACACTCCACGCACCATTTAGACGGCGTTCGGAGTGAAATttaactataatataatttcaatcaactaCTGCATTAATCataatttcttattattatcacaatatTATTCATTAGATGATTAAAACTTACGTTTGTGTCTCTTCTAGATAGACCTACGCATAGAACACATTATCTTTGTGAGCGGACATATTagacaacatttaaatatagagggcgctaaacTAAAAATGAGCCGTAACATCCCGGCCCGTTAAAGGCAATTAAATCGAGCCtttactatatatatacatatgttACGGGTAACGACAAACAATAAAGGTAATAAGTCTCTTATAAAGTTCACATAAGCCAAATCCAAATATATCACTGGCAAACATCGCACAATGTGCATGTCTAATCATTTCCGTTGACTTCTAGAAGTATGATCTTAGTGATTTTATATACCAATGACTGTAAGTCAACTTCTAGTagcatacattatttaaaatacgcGGATGACACCGCCATTGTTGGCCTATTAAAAAACAGAGCTAGTGAAACTGAATATCATGATGAAATCGTTGCTTTTTTGAATTGGTGTAAGGCAAATTGCCTCTTACTAAACGAAAAGAAAACCAAAgaagtaataattgattttcgaaaaaaatgtaCTGCTCTGGCTCccctaaaaattaataatcaggAAATTGAATCTGTTGAAAGCTACAAATACCTAGGTGTGACTGTTGATAACAAATTTAGCTGGGAGAAACACtgtaaaaatactataaaaaaaggaaatacacGACTGTTCTTTCTCAGAAAACTGAGAAATTATGGGGTAGATAGAactgtattaaatttattttactcttCGATTGTTGAGAGTGTGCTCACTTTCTGTTGTGTTGCCTGGTTCTGTGGATGTAGAACAGAAGAAAAAACCAGATTacaatgaatattaaataaagtagGTAGGATCACAGGATCTAGACATAATTTGGATGACCTTTGCAACAAAATCATAAGAAATAAGGCTATGAAAATATGCGACGACTCAAACCAccctttaaataaacattatgttAAAATGAGATAAAAAAGACTAAATGTGCTGAGATCGTGCAATAGTAGGGTTATGcgatattttaattcttttgttcCGTATTCTATTAGACTGTTAAATGATTttgcataatttttgaaatttttgatGTATTGCagctttatattttttatttagttaattGTAGTCTTATGTTCATACTTGtacattgttaaataatatatagtgtttttaaatattgtaattaattttttttatatgaaacgtttttatatatttttgtacaattttgtgAAAAGCACTCAAAATATTTTCCTATGTGGACGAAATAAAGTTATCAAATTATTGGTCTTACTAGGGTTCCAACCGACGTTTTCAATCTCACAGAACGCACCATTCCATCTGAATCATTCTGGAGCACCTCTATCACTCGAGCAAGCGGCCACGAGCATCGTGGACCCGATGGGTCATGAACCAAAACAATGTCGCCAATCGCAACATTCTGCTGTTTTTTTACACCATTTCTGTCGCTCTTGAAGTGCAGGCAAATATTCCCGGAGCCAGCGACGCCAGAAAACATCTGCGAGATACTGAGTTTGGCGCCAGCGCCTTCTCACGTAGCAATCGTCTGCAACAAATCGTCCAGGTGGAAGGCTGGGTCCTGCTCGCAATAGTAAAAGATGATTCGGTGTTAATGCCTCATTGTGTTTTGGATCATCTGACACCTTTGTTATTGGTCTCCCATTCACTATCGTTTCGACTTCACAGAACAGCATCTGCAATGTTTCATCGTTGATTGTTTGTTCTTCCATCAGCGAGCTGAGCACCTTGCGTACTGTGCGAATGCATCTTTCCCAAACCCCACCTTGATGGGAAGCTGCCGGAGGATTGAATTTCCATTCAACGTGATTCTGCGAGAGGTATTGGTGTATCTGTCCTTGATTCCAATCATTAATGGCCGATCGAAGCTCCTTTTGCCCCATAATAAAATTTCCTCCATTGTCAGACCGGATATGCTTTGGTACGCCTCTCCTAGCAACGAAACGTCGATAAGCATTTAAGAATGAGTTTGTGTCCAATGATGACGCGACCTCCAGATGCACTGCTCTGATTGATAAGCAGGTAAAAATCACTCCATATCTTTTCAGCACTGATCTAGCATGTTTAACCTTAAATGGTCCAAAGCAATCAATCCCCACAAAGGTAAAAGGCGGGTGCGCTGGTGTAACTCTCTCGGCTGGCAGATCAGCCATTTTTTGATGTGCTGTCGGAGCATTTCTTCTTCTGCATTGAACGCATTTCCTACTGATCCCTTTGATCATTGTTCGTCCTCCTACTGGCCAGTAGATTTGCCTCAGCTCAGATAGGACATGATTGACGCCCGAGTGCCCAGTACAGTTGTGGTAGTGTCTTAAGGTGAGTATAGTCAGATCACTGGACCTTGGTAGTATAATCTGATGTTTCAGATCTCCACTAACATCGGCCATACTCAGTCGACCTCCAACCTTCAATACACCATTTTCTAATTTCGGGTCCAACCTAATTAGTGGACTAGTTGACTTTATTGTCTTGCCTGTCTCTAAGCTTCTGAATTCCTCAGGATACGAACGCTTCTGGGCACGTCTGATGAGTACCAGTTCTGCTTCCTTCAGTTCATCCACTGAGAGAGGTTCCACAACTTGATTGCTTGTCCTCTTCTGTACTGTCGTTTTCTTGTGTTTAACATTCTTAAGTTATTCGTGAATCGTAGCACCCAGCCAGTAACTCTTGACAGTGTCTTTCAACTTGAAAACTGTGAAGTTATTTCATCCAGAGTGGTGTTGATTTCGGCCACAACTAACGCTGTTACGCCCTTCACTTCGGGGTCATTCATTCTGAGGGCGAGATCGTCTGGCATCTCTGGCCACTTGGAATCATTTTGTGTGAGGAAATTTGGACCGCAATACCACATTTCACTCGTCATCATTTCCTCTGCCGTCATCCCACGGGAAGCTAGGTCGGCCGGATTTTCAGCTGAATTCACAAACCTCCATTGGTCCTTGTTTGTCCTACTTAGGATTGCCGAAACTCGATTTCCCACGTATGTTTTGAACCTGGTTTCATCGTTGCTCAGATATCTGAGCACACACGTGCTGTCGGTCCAACACACGGACTGGTCAATTTTAATTTCCTTAAGCTCTTCTCTTATCATAGTGTCCAAGCGTGCTGCTAACAGTGCAGCCTGCAACTTTTTGAGTCGGCGTTCGGCCAATACACGATTGTTTGGTAATGTTGACGGGGAAGCCTTCCAAGGCATAGCAACATGGTAATGCCCATCCTTGTATGTCACAGATTCCTCCATACTTGTTAATGCCTGTATGTCACTCTGTGACATTGTCACCTGATCTGATTCGAGGTCACTGAACTCGATGCTGCAGAATTTTCTGAACTGCTCGTCTAGATTCCAAACGAAGCCGCATGTCTTGTTTTCTTGCCAAGAACTCAAAGGGCCATTTACCACCCAGCCAAACAGAGTTCGAGTGGCATATGGACCGCCATTTTGCATGGCTCGCACTTCATAAGGTTGGTGTACCTCCGGTACATCTTGACCAATTAATAACTCTATTTCTGCAGTGATAGACGGAATATATATTCCTTGCAGGTGAGGCCACCTATCAACTTCTGCCTGGCTTGCAATAGTGTTTGTTGACACTGGTATGGATTGTCTGGTATATACTCTTGGAATCTTTACTTGACTTGATCCATATAGATTTGCCACTTCTAGAGATATTGTTGTCGATTTAGTGACAGATTGACCATCCATTGTCATAAGGTTAAGGTTAACGCCTTTGCCCTTGACACCTAACTTCTGCGCAAGTGCTTCTGTACAAAATGTAATATTCGAGCCATTGTCTAGAAAAGCATAAGTTGAAATTATTGATTTTCCTCCCTCTGCCTTAACCTGGACTGGTACAACTGACAAGCCAATTCTTTGGTAGCTGCCTGCAACTGCCAATGACGTGGACGTGGCTGGTAACGAATGTGCTTGCGTCTCAGGAGGTGCTGCCTTTTGATTTACAGCAGGCTGTGTTGTGGTATGCTCACCCTTTGGAGGAGAGACTGGATGTAAGAAGGACGAATGCTTTTCTGCGCACATCTTACAAAAACTTGGTTTCGGACAAGACGATGCAAAGTGTCCCTTATTAAAACAATTCCAACAAAGCTTCTTTTCTCGTACGAATTTCCTTCTGCCATCCACAGACTTAGCCTTAAAACCAGGGCAACGCGACAGCCAGTGTTGCTCTTGACAATAATGACACGACATCTTGGGTTTGGCTGTGTCGGATGACTGAACGTTAAATGTGGTATTCGAGCGTTTGTTCTTTTGTAGCTCTGTGGTCTCACGAGATACCGGGGTTTTGCCATAAACCGGATCATTAAGCTTTTTGGCTTCTTTCTGTGTAAAGTCTACAATGTCACTGAAGCGTATGGGCCTTTGTTGATTTCGGTGAACCTCCACCACATTTCTCCAACGATCATGCAAGTATTGCGGAAGCTTCTCCATGGTCATCCTTATGTTTTCAGAGAACTCTAACACACCTAGACTCCCAACGCAGAGTGTAGCAGCCTTACATTCCATAAGGAACACTGAAAACTCATCTAGGGCCTTTGGATCATTTGCCTTGATGGGTGCCCAAGATAGCAGCCTTTTTACATATGAGTTTGCGATCACCTCTGGATCCCCGTAACGTCTTTTCAACTCTTTCATTGCAGCTGGATAACCAACTTCCGCTTCCAAGTAGGAGTATCCAATAACAATTTGTTGAGCCTCTCCTGTAGTGAATTGTTCTAAATATGCCATTCTGTCATCGTTGGTGCAGCCACTTTCTATTCGTGTTTTTAATTGTCGCATGAATTTGTTAAAGTCCATACAATTTCCATTAAACTTCTTTATTTCTAATTTGGGCTTCCTCATTTCTACTATGGCGTCGTTAACTCTTTTCTCTGGTTTTTTAGCAGCGGGTTGCTTGACCTTGTTAACCTTGGGTGACACTGCAACTGAAGGTATCCTTGCAGTTTGCTTCACGGAGGACTGGTCATCGCCTGACGATGGCCTACTCAAGCTGCTTGCTTCTTCTTCCTCCAAATCTTGACTAAGAGAAATTTCTTCAGCTTCCAGTTCTTCTAGCATCTCTTGTCTGGCCTCTGACCTTGCCATTTCCTTATCTAGAGCATTTCTCTCTTTCTCTTGCTCTAGTTCGATTTCCAACAGTTTGACTTTCTTCTCACTTTCCTGTTTTTCTTTCAGAATCCGACTCTGCTTCTTCAATTCTTCTAACCGCTTCAACTCTTCCTGTCTTCTAGCCACAGATCCCAAACTACTACGAGACTTGGATGTCTTTGCCTTCCTTGCCACAGGCTGTACTACTTCCTTACTCAAGAACCACTTTTCTGCTTCCGACTTTCTATTTTCTGCataaacagttttttcacaAAACCAATCATTGTCATGATCTTGCAGGGCATCTTCATTAAGTGTGTTGCAATATTGGTCATTAGCCAGGATGAATGCTTCATAAGAAGTCATCCACTTTGTGTATCGTAATCTTGCTTCCGTCACTGGCGGATTCTCATTCATATAGTTTCTCAGCTCCTCCGAAGGTTCTTCCAGGCTATACCAAGAGCTTTATACTTCATTTCGGTTGCATATTCTTGTCCCTTGATAGTGGACTTGCGTTCTCGTTCATCTGATAACGCCATCGTACTTTAGAATATAAACTTGAAACTGTAACAGCCTCTACTGTTGGGCGTAGGTTTTCACTTGAACGATCAAATAAACAATCACAGACAACTTGTAACGCATCAAACACTTTATTCAACTCTCAATGGCGATGGCCATGGCAACTTGCCGATGTGATGAAGATCACGATAATGACGCTGATGATGATCAGCTATTGAATAAAGACTGACTTtactgatgatgataatgatgatgatgatgatggtttcAACTAGAAACAAAAGATAATAACATGTTTGTATTATAACAAGCATTTACGTTTAAATAACTCTTACGGAGCTCCaaacataacaataacaaacacTTCCGTGTAAATAGCTCTTGTATAGAGCCATGCTCAATCAAGCGGAACGAGCACCGTCATCACACTGGATTTCATCCCATGACAACCGCGGGAGAATTGCGAACGTTACAACATTATACAACAAGCATGAACATGCTTTCAATCTTGGCCACAGATAGGCCTAC
This is a stretch of genomic DNA from Antedon mediterranea chromosome 3, ecAntMedi1.1, whole genome shotgun sequence. It encodes these proteins:
- the LOC140044199 gene encoding uncharacterized protein; protein product: MADVSGDLKHQIILPRSSDLTILTLRHYHNCTGHSGVNHVLSELRQIYWPVGGRTMIKGISRKCVQCRRRNAPTAHQKMADLPAERVTPAHPPFTFVGIDCFGPFKVKHARSVLKRYGVIFTCLSIRAVHLEVASSLDTNSFLNAYRRFVARRGVPKHIRSDNGGNFIMGQKELRSAINDWNQGQIHQYLSQNHVEWKFNPPAASHQGGVWERCIRTVRKVLSSLMEEQTINDETLQMLFCEVETIVNGRPITKVSDDPKHNEALTPNHLLLLRAGPSLPPGRFVADDCYVRRRWRQTQYLADVFWRRWLREYLPALQERQKWCKKTAECCDWRHCFGS